Proteins found in one Flavobacterium channae genomic segment:
- the ypfJ gene encoding KPN_02809 family neutral zinc metallopeptidase encodes MKWKGRRQSDNVEDRRGMSGGGKVVAGGGAIAIVFFLVKMFFPEAAPFVDTIQQSQGGQQTEQVEQRELTPEEKEMGEFVKTVFADTEDIWTKIFEENNLGTYKQPKMVLFTGSVETACGGASSASGPFYCPGDHKVYMDLAFFEELRTRFGAKGGDFAIAYVIAHEVGHHVQTVLGTSGKVRKLQQGRSEAKANKLSVCLELQADFYGGLWAHYNQKYLEEGDIDEALSAAHAVGDDAIQSKMQGHVVPDSFTHGSSEQRMKWFMRGFKSGDINQGDTFSEEL; translated from the coding sequence ATGAAATGGAAAGGTAGACGTCAAAGTGACAACGTAGAAGACAGAAGAGGAATGTCGGGCGGTGGAAAAGTAGTTGCTGGTGGTGGTGCCATCGCAATAGTATTCTTTTTAGTAAAAATGTTTTTCCCAGAGGCAGCTCCTTTCGTTGATACAATCCAACAAAGTCAAGGTGGGCAACAAACAGAACAAGTTGAACAAAGAGAATTAACACCTGAAGAAAAAGAAATGGGTGAATTTGTAAAAACTGTTTTTGCTGATACTGAAGATATTTGGACTAAAATATTCGAAGAAAACAATCTTGGCACTTACAAACAACCAAAAATGGTTTTATTTACAGGTTCTGTAGAAACTGCTTGTGGTGGTGCTAGTTCAGCTTCAGGTCCATTCTATTGCCCTGGAGATCATAAAGTATATATGGATTTGGCTTTCTTTGAAGAATTAAGAACCCGTTTTGGTGCAAAAGGTGGCGATTTTGCCATTGCTTATGTAATTGCTCACGAAGTAGGACATCATGTGCAAACTGTTTTAGGAACTTCAGGAAAAGTACGCAAACTACAACAAGGAAGAAGTGAAGCTAAGGCTAATAAACTTTCAGTTTGTTTGGAATTACAGGCCGATTTTTATGGCGGTTTATGGGCACACTACAATCAGAAATATTTAGAAGAAGGTGATATTGATGAGGCTTTAAGTGCTGCTCATGCTGTAGGTGACGATGCAATTCAAAGTAAAATGCAAGGTCATGTTGTACCTGATTCATTTACTCATGGTTCATCTGAACAACGTATGAAATGGTTCATGAGAGGTTTTAAATCGGGTGACATTAATCAAGGTGATACCTTTTCTGAAGAATTATAA
- a CDS encoding hydroxymethylglutaryl-CoA synthase family protein: MKVGIDAIQFEIPKIYLPISTLAHHRNIEADKLIKGLGLHKMSFLDVNQDIVTLGANALLKLIEQENINLSEISKIYVGTESGVDNSKPIASYILNLIEQKLGANALQNCDVVDLTFACIGAVDALQTCTDYIRLHPNKKAIVIATDNAKYDLNSTGEYTQGAGAIAMLITANPKIVAFSNETGVSTEGVFDFFKPKQTINKNAITGNEANENWFDILESEVTVIKEQPVFDGQYSNQCYINRITAAYENYKKESNQTDVIFNNWNLILMHLPYCFQGRRTFIEIFANENPDLLNQQEGETVKDKIRALSKSPEYLALVNSKIYPSEIASGSVGNIYTGSIFLGLLSALYYSATESADLVSKKIGFIAYGSGSKSKVFEGEIQAHWKETILKTNLTEQLEHRVPIDFETYEKLHKKEQKTPVLEAKNEFVLDYIENNNPVLKGARYYKFVE; this comes from the coding sequence ATGAAAGTAGGAATCGACGCGATACAATTTGAAATCCCAAAAATTTACTTACCCATTTCAACCTTAGCACATCACAGAAATATTGAAGCTGATAAATTAATAAAAGGTCTTGGTTTACATAAAATGAGTTTTTTAGATGTGAATCAAGATATTGTAACTCTAGGTGCAAATGCTTTATTAAAACTTATTGAACAAGAAAATATCAACCTTTCTGAGATTTCTAAAATTTATGTTGGAACAGAAAGCGGTGTGGATAACTCAAAACCTATTGCTTCTTATATTCTAAATTTAATTGAACAAAAGCTAGGTGCAAATGCACTTCAAAACTGCGATGTTGTTGATTTAACTTTCGCTTGTATTGGTGCTGTTGATGCTTTACAAACTTGTACCGACTACATTAGATTACATCCAAATAAAAAAGCCATTGTAATTGCAACTGACAACGCTAAATATGATTTAAATTCGACTGGTGAATATACTCAAGGAGCTGGTGCAATTGCGATGCTTATAACGGCAAATCCTAAAATTGTAGCTTTCTCAAATGAAACGGGTGTTTCTACCGAAGGTGTTTTTGATTTTTTTAAACCAAAACAAACCATCAATAAAAATGCAATTACAGGAAATGAAGCAAATGAAAATTGGTTTGATATTTTAGAATCAGAAGTTACCGTAATCAAAGAACAACCAGTTTTTGATGGACAATATTCCAATCAATGTTATATCAATCGAATTACTGCTGCTTATGAAAACTATAAAAAAGAAAGCAATCAAACTGATGTAATTTTCAATAATTGGAATTTAATTTTAATGCACCTTCCCTACTGTTTTCAAGGTAGAAGAACTTTCATCGAAATTTTTGCTAATGAAAATCCCGATTTGTTAAACCAACAAGAAGGCGAAACAGTAAAAGATAAAATAAGAGCATTGTCAAAATCACCAGAATATTTGGCACTGGTAAATTCAAAAATATATCCTTCTGAAATTGCTTCAGGTTCTGTAGGCAATATTTATACTGGTTCTATTTTTCTAGGTTTACTTTCGGCTTTGTATTATTCGGCAACAGAAAGTGCTGATTTAGTTTCTAAAAAAATAGGATTTATTGCCTATGGAAGCGGTTCAAAATCAAAAGTTTTTGAAGGCGAAATTCAAGCGCATTGGAAAGAAACAATATTAAAAACCAACTTAACTGAACAACTTGAACATAGAGTTCCAATTGATTTTGAAACCTATGAAAAACTACACAAAAAAGAACAAAAAACTCCTGTTTTAGAGGCTAAAAACGAATTCGTATTGGATTATATTGAAAATAATAATCCTGTTTTAAAAGGCGCTCGATATTATAAATTTGTAGAATAA